The genomic stretch CATTCATGCGTTTGATAAATCATGTGCTTCGTCCTTTCATTGGGAAATTTGTGGTggtatattttgatgatattttgaTTTATAGTCGTAGTGTTGAAGAACATGATAGTTATCTTAGGAATGTGCTTGAAGTGTTGAGAATGCATGATTTATATGCCAAGTTGCCTAAATGCACTTTTTGTGTTGAGGAAGTTTtgtttcttggttttgttgtgGGAAATGAAGGAGTGCGGGTAGATGAGGAGAAGGTGAAAGCCATTAGGACCAACACCTAGGAATGTGAGTGAGGTTAGGTCTTTTCATGGCCTTACTagcttctataggaggtttgttaGGGATTTTTCCCTCAAAAGCTTCACCCATGTTGAGTTTAAGTGGGTGGAGGAGCAAGAGAGAGCGTTTAATACTTTGAAAAATGACCTCACACATGCTCCCTTACTAGAACTccctaattttgataaaactgTTGAACTTGAATGTGATGCAAGTGGTGTGGGGATTGAGGGAGTTCTCATTCAAGAGGGTAAGCCCATAGCTTACTTCTCGGAAAAGCTAAATCaagctcaattgaactatcctACGTACGAGAAGGAGTTGTATGCTATAGCCCGTTGCCTTGAGCATTGGCAACATTACTTGATGCACAAGGAGTTTGTGATACACACGGATCATGAGTCTATTAAGTTCTTAGGAGGGCAACATAAACTTGATAAAAGGCATGCTAAGTGGAGTGTTTTCCTTGAGACTTTTCCTTATATCATTAAGTATAAGAAGGGAAAGGACAATGTGGTTGCCGATGCTCTTTCTAGGAAACCTTTTGAGACCTTGCATGATGGTGCTTTACTTGTGAGTGATACAGTGTGTTTGAGAAAGCATGTGCTTGCTATGTGTGCCTCCAATTATGTTGGATTTGAGTATATTAAAGACCTTTATGAGTATGATCatgacttttcttctatttacGAAGCTTGTGAAAAAGGTGTTTTTGAAAAATACTATAGGTTGGATGACTATCTTTTTAGGGAGAATAGGGTGTGCATACCTTCATGCTCGTTGAGAAATTTATTGATTAAGGAGGCTCTCACCTAGGGGGCGTAATAGGTCATTTTGGATTGCTTAAAACTTTTGACATACTAAGTGAGCATTTCCTTTGGCCTTACATGAAGAAGCATGTTGAAAAGTTTTGTAGTAGTTGCTTAGAGTGtaggcaagccaagtctaaatctaaCAGTTTTGGTCTCTACACCCCTTTGCCTACTCCTACACATCCTTGGGTAGACTTGTCCATGGACTTTGTTCTAAGTCTCCTAATGTCTCTTAGAAAAAATGATAGCATTTTTTTAGTGGTGGATAGATTTTCCAAAATGGCTCACTTCATTCCATGTCGGAAGACAGGTGATGCCAAATTCATTGctagtttatttttcaaggagGTGGTAAGAATCCATGGGGTCCCAAGAACTATTGTGAGTGATACATCaaatttttgagtttctttTGGAAAACACTTTAGGGTAGGATGGGTACCAAACTTCTTTTCTCTACTACCGCACACCCCCAAACGGATTGCCAAACGGAAGTTGTAAACCGTTGCAAACATTCTTCTCCGTGCCTTGGtttttgaaaacaaaacttCTTGGGAAGAATGTTTACCTATAGCCGAGTTTGCTTATAATAGGACCATACATTCCATAACCCAATAATTCCCTTTTGAGGTTGTCTATGGTTTCATTCCATAACCTAATAATTCCGTCACAAGAATCTTTATCATAAACCATTGTTGGTATCACGAGTAGAGACTTGTGTAGTAAATACTAGTAACTTGTTAATTCCCATTCAAGTAAACCAAAAACAAAAGGCAAAAGACACCTAAAATGCTAAAGCTTGAAAAGGACAAAATATAGAGGATTAGATAGAATCCCAGTATTATAAACCAAGCCATAGCATGCACACTCCTCCTTGTCATCAATCGCCATTGCAAACAGAGGCAGTCCCACCTTCCAAATCAGCCCTCAAACTCTCCACCCGCTGCTAATTCTCCTCCAATTTGGCCTGCAAACGCCCAATCTCCTCcacctccttctccatctccaccTCCGACAGCTTAAGCTGCTCGTGCTGCCTCCCCAATTGCTCGTTTGCCTACCACATCTTCTTCTCAATCACCCCTCTCTTCTCACTCTTCATGAGCACATCCTCCTTCTCCTTCGCCTCCAACAACTTCATTACCCGCTCCCTTACCGCCCCAACTTGGAAACCATACCTTTCCAAGTCCAACAACGTCTCCTGCAGCTCGTCCGCCACACTCTTCGGGTCACTGAACTTCAAACTGCGGATCGCTTCCACCACATCCATGAACGTCACCATACATCCTATCGCCAACCCCTCCCGCTGGTTCTCCTTGACGGCAAGCAGTGGCTCAAAATGCGGCCTCTGATGCAGCAGCTCCTCCATCGACTCCATGGATTTCCATAtagcattagagcatccgcagcgacggacgtcggaccggcgtgctagatgtccgcgcgggacgtccgccattaggcgtggGATGGATAGATGCGGAAGTCCACTGCGGACGCCACAGATCCACGGCATTCCGACGACGTCCGTCGGGAAGTCCGCCATTGAGggttcccgacggacgtcccgatttttaattttttttaatttttaaaaactctatatatacggctcattgaacttcatttcattcgcaccacttgttttaacgagtttctctctctctctctctctacgtttcttttatatgTCTAGAATGGCTAGTGGTAGAGGTgcgggtggtggtggtggtagggGTGCTGATGATGTATGCCGGCGAATTAAAGAACAGTTGCGGGCCGTTACGTCTAGGGAGATAAATCGAGCGATACAAGCggccttgcagcagcagcagcagccggcggtacctcgacccatctaTAGTCgaactatagtaccccgggaaCACATCACTGTATAccgtcggttgtatgaggactacttcgctctggagccgcggtttggggagtacatgttccgacgacgttttaggatgcatcgtccgctatttCTGCATATTgtgggcgctttagagcgtcggtacgagtatttcaggatgaggaggatgcggttggtaaacccggccacacgcccatacagaagtgcactgccgcaatcaggcagctggcatacggaggtgcgaccgacatgttcgatgagtacctccacatcggcgagatgACTGCCCGCGAatgtctgaagtatttttgtgagggcattagggagatattcagggataggtatcttcggaagcctaccctcAAAGATTGCCAGGATCttatggatatgcacgggagtcagcacggGTTTTTGGGAATATTGGGCAGCATAgtttgtatgcattgggagtgaaAGAACTGCCCTGCCGCCTGGAAAGTGGTGTacactaccggtttcaagggcaagaatcccgcgatgatccttgaagcggtagctgactaccggctgtggatttggcatgcgtattttggagtaactggatcgaacaacgacatcaatgtcctCCTCTCGTCGctccttttcaacgaccagtgcatgggtgTTGGTCCGGCCGTCAGTTTCCTCGCCAAcagcaaccagcacaatatgggctattatttggcggatgagatataccctatgtggcccgtcttcgTGAAGACGATCAAATGCGCAACAGACAAAAAGAAGatctattttgcgggtcgtcaggaggcagcgcacaaggatgtggagtgggcatttggtgtgcttcaggctcgatgggcggtagtgaagggtccatcacggctgtggtatattgacagcatcgctgatatcatatacgcatgtattatcatgcacaacatgattgtcaaagatgaaggtccaacactgactgattaggccaatgatgatgttgatgctgccggtccaagccacaatttggccaccgccaatgtacgtatggggataccccaaTGAAGAGGTaaatcgagtccgtgcattttcTGACATGCGCTAACGACAAGCcaatattcgactccagaacgatataacTGAATAGCTATGGATGCGGAGAGGTCATCgttgatatttataatataatttgtttagacttttttttgttgaaatgtgcttttttatttttgagggaacatctttttaggtccacgaactttgccgaATTATCaatttaggtccgtgaactttgaaaatatcattttaggtccgtcaactataagttaatatcatttgaggtattttgaattttttttggatgaaaatgcccttaaggccttcaaagggaaatttgaacaattctttcgccactcatcttgcgtcaaacacctagagtccaacaattttttttcctactgtttaattcaattaccatccaaatttaatttaaatataattaaaatttgccgtaaaaaatagtacatttttcaattattagatgaccaattatatAGGGATAGTGAATTGGGACTtagatactttattttattttttaaatttaaactgtattttaagaacttactataggtgatttgtgaattatatttagtttatttattttgaaattggataactattaatttggattgtcattcggagtattatttatatgaatttcagaatgagatcaattaccatccaaattaaatttaactaTAAAAATTTGCCAttaaaaattgttggactaTAGGTCTCTGGCGCAAGATGATtggcgaaagaattgtccaaattgccctttgaaggACTTAAGGGCATTTTTATCcagaaaaagttcaaaatacctcaaatgatattaacttatagttgacggacctaaaatgatattttcaaagttcacggacctaaaatgatacttcggaaaagttcgtggacctaaagagatgttccctctttatttttttatttaatgaaattatcattgcactttcttcgtccgtattcgtgtcaaaattttaattccgtaatttatttaattctgtaaattgtttaatttggtgaatttgtgaatttttattattgtggatgtccgtcgggatgtccttggggatgtccgtcattgtgcagtgggatgttcttatgacgtgacagtagagtgggatgtccttattaCGTGGCAGGAGGTGATTTTAGGAAGTCCGTCGGGGATGTcggccgggacatccgtcccactgtggatgctcttacgtTTCACAAAAGACAGTTTCTGCACAGAATCATCATCATTATCAATCAATGGCTACATGGATGGAATGTGTACATCCTGTATTTCATCAACGTGCTCTGTTTCTGTTTCAATTTGGGGCTTGTACTTTTTCGGAGAAGCCATAGAATCAGAAAAGGTGGATTTTCTTCTACTTGTCGACGACTTTGGTGTTACTTCAATGACCCTTTTCCCATCCTTCCATTCCAAATACAGCCTTAATTCCGACCGATCAAACTGCATAGTAGAATCATTTTCCTCAAAAAACACAATGTACTCATTCTTCTTAACCTTCTTCGTAATCACTCCACTCCACCACCCACAATAGAAGAACACATCCACTTTCTCAGAAACCCCAATTTCCTATCGCCTAGAACCGGAGGGCAAGGCCTAATACGACCACATTCAACCTCTTCTTCGCCATTTTTACCAATAAACCCCATTCCCCAAATACCCAACAAGCACCACCGGAAACCAAGCGCTATCTATCTCAATTGAAACCTCCACCTTATCTCTCACCGAAATTCCATTTTCCTCCTCTCTTTGAGGCCAGATCCAAACCCCATCGGCCCAATCCTAGAGCGGCCGTAGCCTCAACGGCGCAAACTCGCGCTCGTCGCGCAGATTCTCAAACGTCACCACGAACCTCTCCCCGCCGTCCACCACGGCGGTGACGACGCCCTCCCATAAGCCGTCTTTGTAGTACGCTTCGACGAAGTCGTTCACCTCGAAGCCCTTGCCCGCCTTGTGCGACGGCGGGGGCAACGGCCGCAGGTTGTCAGAGCGGC from Salvia splendens isolate huo1 chromosome 15, SspV2, whole genome shotgun sequence encodes the following:
- the LOC121766927 gene encoding DUF724 domain-containing protein 5-like, with amino-acid sequence MESMEELLHQRPHFEPLLAVKENQREGLAIGCMVTFMDVVEAIRSLKFSDPKSVADELQETLLDLERYGFQVGAVRERVMKLLEAKEKEDVLMKSEKRGVIEKKMW